The following coding sequences lie in one Parachlamydia acanthamoebae genomic window:
- the miaA gene encoding tRNA (adenosine(37)-N6)-dimethylallyltransferase MiaA, with the protein MNSTKDVFIKHHFLVDGTKGLVVSGVIEREEVERIVLNFAVEAQKQIPVNLQRPRKRVIVISGPTGCGKTAFSLKLAQEIGGEIISADSMQIYRGMDIGTAKATQKEREAIPHHLLDIRDVSEAYNVVDFYYEARQCCEEIHSRGNVPIITGGSGFYLHSLLYGPPSGPPSLPELRKALEAELEQKGSEFLYEKLKQLDSQYAHSITKHDKQKIIRALEILTLTGKKVSRLSWKGRRKPRNYDFRCWFLYRPKEHLYRRIDHRCEKMVEAGLLEEVEKLEKEGLLQNPSAAQAIGYRQALEYFKTPKTKEDFQKFMDDFKKSSRRYAKRQFTWFRQEPLFQWLDLDLHDLEVAVEMVRRDYEIGL; encoded by the coding sequence GTGAATTCCACAAAAGACGTATTTATCAAGCATCATTTCCTAGTAGATGGAACAAAAGGCCTGGTTGTGAGTGGCGTTATAGAAAGAGAAGAAGTTGAGCGTATTGTCCTTAATTTTGCGGTTGAAGCTCAAAAACAAATCCCTGTAAATCTTCAAAGACCTCGTAAAAGAGTGATTGTCATTTCCGGTCCTACTGGATGTGGTAAAACGGCTTTTTCCTTAAAGCTGGCTCAAGAAATTGGAGGCGAAATTATTTCCGCTGATTCGATGCAAATTTACCGCGGTATGGATATCGGAACAGCGAAAGCAACTCAAAAAGAAAGAGAAGCTATTCCCCATCATCTTTTAGATATTCGCGATGTTTCCGAGGCTTACAATGTCGTCGACTTTTACTATGAAGCAAGGCAATGTTGTGAAGAAATTCATAGTCGTGGCAATGTTCCCATTATAACGGGTGGCTCCGGCTTTTATTTACATTCTCTTCTATACGGTCCGCCAAGCGGACCTCCCTCTTTACCCGAATTACGCAAAGCTCTCGAAGCTGAACTTGAGCAGAAAGGTTCTGAATTTCTATACGAAAAGCTTAAACAGCTGGATTCTCAATATGCACACAGTATTACAAAACACGACAAACAAAAAATTATCCGGGCTTTGGAAATTCTCACTTTAACGGGTAAAAAAGTCAGCCGTCTCTCTTGGAAAGGAAGGCGCAAACCTAGAAATTACGATTTTCGCTGTTGGTTTCTTTACCGTCCTAAAGAGCATCTCTATCGTCGCATCGATCATCGCTGCGAAAAAATGGTGGAAGCTGGTCTTTTGGAAGAAGTAGAGAAATTGGAAAAAGAAGGGCTTCTTCAAAATCCGTCTGCTGCTCAAGCTATTGGATATCGCCAAGCTTTGGAATATTTTAAAACGCCCAAAACAAAAGAAGATTTCCAGAAATTTATGGATGACTTTAAAAAATCATCTAGACGCTATGCTAAAAGACAATTTACTTGGTTTAGGCAAGAGCCCTTGTTTCAATGGTTGGACTTAGATCTTCATGATTTGGAGGTTGCAGTTGAAATGGTTCGAAGAGACTATGAGATTGGCTTATGA
- a CDS encoding STAS domain-containing protein yields MALMEGAIEISEEQEHGILIFHIKGRLDAISSPKAEKKIFEKINDGHYKLLMDFSEVSYLSSAGMRMLLSTSKKLKAFSGKLVLCCVTPNVMDVLKMSGFDHVLEITTSKELALSAFH; encoded by the coding sequence ATGGCGTTAATGGAAGGCGCGATTGAAATTAGTGAAGAGCAAGAACACGGAATTCTCATCTTTCACATCAAAGGAAGACTCGATGCAATTTCATCACCAAAAGCCGAAAAAAAAATTTTTGAAAAAATTAATGACGGGCATTACAAACTTTTAATGGATTTTTCAGAGGTTAGCTATTTAAGCAGTGCTGGAATGCGCATGCTTTTATCAACCTCAAAGAAATTGAAGGCTTTTTCTGGAAAGCTTGTGCTATGTTGTGTAACACCAAATGTAATGGATGTTTTGAAAATGTCAGGGTTTGACCATGTGCTTGAAATCACGACATCTAAAGAACTCGCTCTATCTGCCTTTCACTAA
- a CDS encoding single-stranded DNA-binding protein, giving the protein MVALNKVLIAGRLTRKPELRKTPNGVSVTDLLLALNREFVSFNGEKQHEVCFVDVVVWGKQAEHCVNSLSCSSSVLIEGRLQLDVWHAKDGDKRCKLRVAAERVQFLDKKSHHDSEGKLSEMAGLSS; this is encoded by the coding sequence ATGGTCGCACTAAATAAAGTGTTAATTGCAGGTCGTCTCACTCGCAAACCCGAGTTGCGAAAAACTCCTAATGGAGTTTCTGTTACAGATCTTTTATTAGCATTAAATCGTGAATTTGTAAGCTTTAACGGCGAAAAGCAACACGAAGTTTGTTTTGTCGATGTTGTCGTATGGGGTAAACAGGCTGAACATTGTGTCAATTCCCTATCATGCTCATCTTCTGTCTTGATTGAGGGCCGTTTACAGCTCGATGTCTGGCATGCCAAAGATGGTGACAAACGTTGTAAACTTCGTGTTGCCGCCGAAAGGGTTCAATTTTTAGATAAAAAAAGCCACCATGATTCTGAAGGTAAATTATCTGAAATGGCTGGACTTTCTTCTTAA
- a CDS encoding KH domain-containing protein, which translates to MKEFIEYLVKNLVEDPQSVSVNCYEGEPGVIVEIRVSQGDVGKVVGRKGMTIKALRTIASMVCARLGLKVRLELIE; encoded by the coding sequence ATGAAAGAATTTATAGAATATTTAGTTAAAAATCTAGTTGAAGACCCCCAATCAGTCTCCGTAAATTGCTATGAAGGTGAGCCTGGCGTTATTGTTGAAATCCGCGTTAGTCAAGGAGACGTCGGAAAAGTTGTTGGCCGCAAGGGAATGACAATTAAAGCATTAAGAACAATCGCTTCCATGGTTTGCGCCCGCTTAGGATTAAAGGTTCGTTTAGAATTAATCGAATAA
- the cutA gene encoding divalent-cation tolerance protein CutA: MTTFIEVHWTSGSIEEARKISRYLVQERFVACAQITPWIESIYMWNNQLETTQESKVVFKTRLEKFEKIKEVILQNCSYQVPEITYQMIQGGNREYLEWVETSTPDFSSTYVKEPVQN; the protein is encoded by the coding sequence ATGACTACATTTATCGAAGTTCATTGGACAAGTGGAAGTATTGAAGAAGCGCGTAAAATCTCTCGATATCTAGTCCAGGAACGATTTGTTGCCTGCGCACAAATTACCCCATGGATAGAGTCTATTTACATGTGGAATAACCAATTGGAAACAACGCAAGAAAGTAAAGTGGTTTTTAAAACTCGTCTTGAGAAATTTGAAAAAATCAAAGAAGTTATCTTGCAAAATTGCAGCTACCAAGTTCCCGAAATCACATACCAAATGATTCAGGGTGGAAATCGTGAATATTTAGAATGGGTGGAAACAAGTACCCCTGATTTTTCATCTACTTATGTAAAAGAGCCGGTCCAAAACTGA
- a CDS encoding glycosyltransferase family 2 protein, which yields MMKRFKVVVPSFNSVDFIEKTLRSIESQTYKNFDVCVIDDGSTLPKQRDIIRDFCERNQWKFIFHEKNEGALFGLVEAIKGLQCEDDDVIIVIDGDDWLAHDRAFEKIHQIYTDNDVYLTWGQCEIYPPGKTPMKYAQPIPEMIIEQKLYRDIPFVFWHPGTFKYFLWRHLKDIDLRDADGGYFRIMKDKATLYPMLEMAGNKIKFIDETLYTYNLSNPLNDYATTPIEEVERVNQLLKQRPRYATLDFSQR from the coding sequence ATGATGAAACGTTTTAAAGTGGTTGTTCCTTCTTTTAATAGCGTAGATTTTATTGAAAAAACGCTCCGTTCTATTGAATCCCAAACATATAAGAACTTTGACGTTTGCGTGATTGATGATGGCTCTACATTGCCCAAGCAAAGAGATATCATCCGGGACTTTTGTGAGAGAAACCAGTGGAAGTTCATTTTCCACGAGAAAAATGAGGGGGCTCTTTTCGGGCTTGTGGAGGCGATTAAAGGATTGCAATGCGAAGATGATGATGTCATTATTGTAATAGATGGAGATGATTGGTTAGCCCACGACCGTGCTTTTGAAAAAATTCATCAGATTTATACCGATAACGATGTGTATTTAACTTGGGGACAATGTGAAATTTATCCTCCAGGTAAAACGCCAATGAAATATGCTCAACCTATCCCTGAAATGATCATCGAGCAAAAGCTTTATCGAGATATTCCCTTTGTCTTTTGGCATCCAGGAACTTTTAAGTATTTTCTATGGAGACATCTGAAAGATATCGACCTCAGAGATGCAGATGGCGGCTATTTTCGCATCATGAAAGATAAAGCAACTTTATATCCGATGCTAGAAATGGCGGGGAACAAAATCAAGTTCATTGATGAAACACTTTATACTTATAACCTATCAAATCCTTTGAACGATTATGCCACAACTCCTATCGAAGAAGTGGAGCGGGTTAATCAGCTGTTGAAACAGCGCCCTCGCTATGCAACATTAGATTTTAGCCAAAGATGA
- the murC gene encoding UDP-N-acetylmuramate--L-alanine ligase produces the protein MTTYHFIGIGGIGMSGLAKILISQNIPVTGSDLAESSTTRALKEAGATLFIGHSASYIKPGTTIVYTSDIKESNPEFIAAQQLKCPMLHRSDLLALLMQNRKTLAVTGTHGKTTTSSLLSWVLHHAGQDPSFAIGGVIAQLNANAQHGKGDYFVAEADESDGSFLRYTPYGGIITNIDLDHMNYYQTEEALVRAFHQFAKKVESADHLFWCGDDSRLQKLNIEGVSYGFNSDCQLRILQFTQKGWKTSFDITFRGLQYRQIEIAQIGSYNVLNSAAVFGLALQMGIEEHAIRKALSTFPGVGRRCTMRGQKQEILFIDDYAHHPNEIAVTLRAIRDAIGEKRLIVLFQPHRYSRTKDCLGTYRGIFESADMVYVTDIYSAGEQEIPGVTTQKVFDELSQDRSPDFYYSPRKEIVEKVYQTLFPHDVVVTLGAGDIHAAIPELLQKIDLQPPKLHIGILYGGKSTEHEVSLTSSQYICRSLDRDLYETHEFLITKEGKWVLKNEGDSEEFLISSQVLQQLQKCDLFFPILHGTFGEDGTIQGFLEILGKPYVGCDHQSSAICMDKAIAKRLMQHAGIQTSSFIAFSETDWKNRAKDLLHEIREKLIFPIFVKPVHLGSSIGVQRVTNETELDAAIRNAFAFDPVILVENEIAGREIEFAVLGNDQITVLPPGEVFSAGKIHDYRGKYSRDNATPSTPQADLPEKWMEEGKAIALKAYQAATCKGMARIDFFLDQSGSFWFNEINPIPGFTPFSLYPQMCEANGFSNEELIDRLLILGLQRSRQKEKKAY, from the coding sequence ATGACAACTTACCATTTTATTGGCATTGGCGGAATTGGAATGAGTGGCTTGGCTAAAATTCTCATAAGCCAAAATATTCCTGTAACTGGAAGTGACTTAGCTGAAAGCTCAACGACACGGGCTTTAAAAGAAGCGGGAGCTACTTTATTTATCGGACACTCAGCGTCTTATATAAAACCGGGTACGACGATTGTCTACACGAGCGATATCAAAGAATCCAATCCCGAGTTCATAGCTGCCCAGCAACTCAAATGTCCAATGTTGCATCGCTCAGACCTTTTAGCTTTACTGATGCAAAACCGTAAAACATTGGCAGTCACAGGCACGCATGGGAAAACAACAACGTCGAGTCTTCTATCATGGGTGTTGCATCATGCCGGACAAGATCCTTCATTTGCTATAGGGGGAGTAATTGCTCAACTAAATGCAAATGCTCAGCACGGGAAGGGGGACTATTTTGTAGCGGAAGCCGACGAAAGCGATGGGTCCTTTTTGCGCTATACTCCTTATGGAGGTATTATCACGAATATTGATTTGGACCATATGAATTATTATCAGACGGAAGAAGCGCTTGTAAGGGCTTTCCATCAGTTTGCAAAAAAGGTGGAGTCTGCCGATCATCTTTTCTGGTGTGGAGATGATTCTCGCTTGCAAAAGCTAAACATCGAAGGGGTTTCTTACGGATTTAATTCAGATTGTCAGCTGCGTATTCTCCAATTTACCCAGAAAGGATGGAAAACTTCTTTCGATATCACTTTCCGAGGACTGCAGTATCGCCAGATTGAGATTGCCCAAATCGGCTCTTATAATGTGCTAAATAGTGCGGCTGTTTTTGGCTTAGCTTTGCAAATGGGGATTGAAGAACATGCGATTCGAAAGGCTCTTTCGACGTTTCCTGGGGTTGGAAGAAGATGTACGATGCGGGGACAAAAACAAGAAATTTTATTCATTGATGATTATGCGCATCATCCAAACGAAATCGCAGTAACCTTACGAGCCATTCGTGATGCGATAGGGGAAAAAAGATTAATTGTTCTTTTTCAACCACACCGCTATTCCCGTACTAAAGACTGTCTTGGAACCTATCGAGGGATTTTCGAATCAGCGGACATGGTGTATGTAACTGATATTTATTCAGCTGGAGAACAAGAAATTCCTGGCGTCACAACACAAAAAGTTTTTGATGAGCTAAGCCAAGATCGTAGTCCCGATTTCTATTATAGTCCGCGGAAAGAAATTGTGGAAAAAGTTTATCAGACACTTTTCCCACATGATGTTGTGGTGACTTTGGGTGCGGGAGATATTCATGCTGCAATCCCTGAATTACTTCAAAAAATTGATTTGCAACCTCCCAAATTACACATTGGAATTTTGTATGGAGGTAAGTCAACCGAACATGAGGTTTCATTGACGTCTTCTCAATATATTTGTCGCTCGCTTGACCGAGATTTATATGAGACTCATGAATTTCTGATTACTAAAGAAGGGAAGTGGGTATTAAAAAATGAAGGGGATAGTGAAGAATTTTTAATTTCTTCTCAAGTTCTCCAGCAGTTACAAAAATGTGACCTCTTTTTTCCGATTTTGCATGGTACTTTTGGGGAAGATGGAACGATCCAAGGTTTCTTAGAAATTCTAGGAAAACCTTACGTTGGTTGTGATCATCAAAGCTCTGCAATTTGCATGGATAAAGCCATTGCTAAACGTTTGATGCAACATGCAGGTATCCAAACATCCTCCTTTATTGCTTTTAGCGAAACGGATTGGAAAAACAGGGCAAAAGACCTTCTTCACGAAATACGAGAAAAGCTGATTTTTCCGATTTTTGTAAAACCCGTTCATCTTGGATCAAGCATTGGTGTTCAAAGGGTGACAAATGAAACAGAATTAGATGCAGCAATTCGCAACGCTTTTGCGTTTGATCCTGTTATCCTTGTCGAAAATGAGATTGCGGGAAGAGAAATTGAATTTGCCGTTTTAGGAAATGATCAGATTACTGTACTTCCGCCCGGAGAGGTTTTTTCAGCGGGAAAAATTCACGACTACAGAGGTAAGTATTCACGCGATAATGCGACGCCATCGACTCCCCAAGCGGATTTACCTGAAAAATGGATGGAAGAAGGAAAGGCAATTGCGTTAAAAGCTTACCAAGCTGCAACTTGCAAGGGGATGGCGCGTATCGATTTTTTTCTTGATCAATCGGGATCTTTTTGGTTTAACGAAATCAATCCCATTCCAGGATTTACCCCCTTCAGCCTCTATCCGCAAATGTGTGAGGCTAATGGATTTTCTAATGAAGAGTTGATTGACCGCTTACTCATCCTTGGCCTGCAGCGCTCAAGGCAAAAAGAAAAGAAAGCTTATTAA
- a CDS encoding UDP-N-acetylglucosamine--N-acetylmuramyl-(pentapeptide) pyrophosphoryl-undecaprenol N-acetylglucosamine transferase has translation MEKRILITTGGTGGHVYPAIALAEKLQEVSPHIHFVGGKLATNPYFLKNAFPFTEVSCGMWSRKGGVLRFLREMGNICRGVKESYQFLKHYKPDLIVGFGSYYTFPVLCAARLAGIPYVLHEANAIPGKVIKLFSPQALFTGVHFSSACRYLQGKVLDIALPVRKGFSKQRFPQETARASVALHPSKKTCLIFGGSQGADALNQAILKALEIVNKNEIQFWHITGHVDSVESVRLHYAQKQIQAYVTPFEMHMDMAWSAADFALTRAGAGTIAEAMAFEVPLILVPYPQAADQHQDKNADFIVEEVKGGVKIRQADLNFVKLGTLLNALTDDLRLNNLKESITIHNQNTKFKELHCVIVDHLKGKYV, from the coding sequence GTGGAAAAACGCATTTTGATTACGACAGGGGGAACTGGAGGGCATGTTTATCCCGCCATTGCTTTAGCTGAAAAATTGCAAGAAGTCAGTCCTCATATTCATTTTGTAGGTGGAAAGCTCGCCACAAATCCTTATTTTTTGAAAAATGCATTTCCTTTTACCGAAGTTTCTTGCGGAATGTGGAGCAGAAAAGGAGGGGTGTTACGTTTTCTCCGTGAGATGGGAAATATCTGTCGGGGGGTTAAAGAGAGTTATCAGTTTTTAAAACATTACAAACCCGATTTAATTGTTGGTTTTGGTAGCTATTATACCTTTCCTGTTTTGTGTGCGGCTCGTTTAGCTGGAATCCCTTATGTCTTGCATGAGGCAAATGCTATCCCCGGAAAAGTCATTAAACTGTTTTCTCCACAGGCTCTTTTTACAGGGGTTCATTTTTCTTCTGCTTGTCGGTATTTACAAGGAAAAGTCCTGGATATTGCTTTGCCTGTACGCAAAGGATTTAGTAAACAACGCTTTCCACAAGAAACTGCTAGAGCGTCAGTTGCTTTGCATCCATCCAAAAAAACGTGCTTGATTTTTGGTGGTTCGCAAGGGGCGGATGCTCTTAATCAAGCTATTTTAAAAGCTTTAGAGATTGTCAATAAAAATGAAATCCAGTTTTGGCACATCACAGGACATGTGGATTCTGTCGAAAGTGTGCGCTTGCATTATGCTCAAAAACAAATTCAAGCTTATGTAACACCATTTGAAATGCATATGGATATGGCTTGGAGTGCTGCAGACTTTGCTTTAACTCGTGCGGGTGCAGGCACAATTGCAGAGGCGATGGCTTTCGAGGTTCCCCTTATTCTGGTCCCGTATCCACAAGCAGCCGATCAACATCAAGATAAAAATGCGGATTTTATTGTGGAAGAGGTCAAGGGGGGGGTAAAAATCCGGCAAGCAGATTTAAACTTTGTTAAGCTGGGTACGCTTTTGAATGCTCTGACTGACGATCTAAGACTTAATAATTTGAAAGAGAGCATCACGATTCATAATCAAAATACGAAATTCAAAGAATTGCACTGCGTGATAGTTGATCACCTTAAGGGGAAATACGTATGA
- a CDS encoding methylated-DNA--[protein]-cysteine S-methyltransferase, translated as MELLKYKIIKTPVGFLKIMVNHGALLAILWDNEKLNRVRLDQMLEDKNDPLILETEKQLNEYFNCQRKAFDLPIEMLGTLFQKEVWKRLNLIPYGSTWTYKDVALKIHHPQAIRAVGAAIGRNPISIIVPCHRVIATNGRLTGFAGGLDRKKFLLDLEMLN; from the coding sequence ATGGAATTACTTAAATATAAAATAATAAAAACTCCTGTAGGTTTTCTTAAAATTATGGTTAATCACGGGGCTTTGCTAGCCATTTTATGGGATAATGAAAAACTTAATCGTGTCAGATTGGATCAGATGTTAGAGGATAAGAATGATCCTTTAATTTTAGAAACAGAAAAGCAGCTTAACGAATATTTCAATTGCCAAAGAAAGGCTTTTGATTTGCCAATCGAAATGCTTGGGACTTTGTTTCAGAAGGAAGTTTGGAAGCGGCTAAACCTAATTCCGTATGGCTCGACATGGACCTATAAGGATGTAGCCCTAAAAATCCATCATCCTCAAGCTATCAGAGCTGTAGGGGCTGCAATTGGAAGAAATCCCATTTCGATCATTGTTCCTTGCCATCGGGTCATCGCAACTAATGGACGTCTAACCGGATTTGCAGGGGGACTTGACCGTAAAAAATTTTTATTGGATTTAGAAATGCTAAATTAA
- a CDS encoding IS982 family transposase, producing the protein MLSKSRLNRRIHIIPDDIWEKILEFSHQYSSYSYMEKDFIVDSFPVSVCRNIRISRSRIFRNENFRGYNASKKEYFYGVKATVITNLSGHPLKMIIAPGSEHDLPVLKVLDPRCLPKGSTLYGDVAYIDYEYEDQMLREGIKMAVDRKSNSTRPYEIEDYVNLRRHRKTIEGILSTIMNLMPKKIHAVVARGFELKIIHFVIGAATIFCFN; encoded by the coding sequence ATGTTAAGTAAAAGTCGCTTAAATAGACGAATACACATCATTCCCGATGATATTTGGGAAAAAATACTTGAATTTTCTCATCAATACAGCTCTTACAGCTATATGGAGAAAGATTTTATTGTAGATAGCTTTCCTGTTTCAGTGTGTCGCAACATTAGAATTAGTCGATCTCGCATTTTCAGAAACGAAAATTTTCGGGGTTATAATGCGAGCAAGAAAGAATATTTTTATGGTGTCAAGGCAACTGTCATCACGAATTTGTCTGGACACCCTTTAAAGATGATTATTGCTCCGGGGAGCGAACATGATCTACCAGTCCTTAAAGTTCTAGATCCTAGATGCCTACCAAAAGGAAGCACTCTATATGGAGATGTTGCTTATATTGATTATGAGTATGAAGATCAGATGCTCAGAGAAGGCATAAAAATGGCGGTTGATCGCAAAAGTAATTCAACAAGGCCTTATGAGATCGAAGATTATGTAAACTTAAGAAGGCATCGAAAGACTATCGAAGGTATTCTTAGTACAATAATGAACTTGATGCCGAAAAAAATACATGCTGTAGTAGCCCGTGGTTTCGAGTTAAAAATCATCCATTTCGTAATTGGAGCTGCAACAATTTTTTGCTTTAACTAG
- a CDS encoding NUDIX hydrolase, with the protein MGYLLVLIIALIPLTGHAEEQSIKQAHKPPILTTTAIIEIHESEQFKGIVLIERGKAPFGKAIPGGKVEYGETVENVNDLYLNLIICKILSASVSKIGFLRKSRFLN; encoded by the coding sequence TTGGGTTATTTACTTGTACTCATAATAGCGCTAATCCCGTTAACAGGGCATGCTGAAGAACAGTCTATCAAACAAGCGCATAAGCCACCAATTCTTACGACTACGGCAATCATAGAAATACATGAAAGTGAACAATTTAAGGGGATTGTATTGATTGAACGAGGAAAAGCACCATTCGGCAAAGCAATTCCTGGAGGAAAAGTTGAATATGGCGAGACGGTTGAAAATGTTAATGATCTGTATTTAAATTTAATCATTTGCAAAATATTAAGCGCTTCTGTAAGCAAAATTGGCTTTCTTCGAAAAAGTCGATTCCTAAATTAA
- the gatC gene encoding Asp-tRNA(Asn)/Glu-tRNA(Gln) amidotransferase subunit GatC has product MTLNKETLKNLAQLSRIRCSEEEEEALLKDLQSILDYIDELKEIDTTDVKACNHVLEDISNVTRPDVVGTTLPRKTFLDNSPSQVSGMIRVPLVIKSKS; this is encoded by the coding sequence ATGACTTTAAATAAAGAAACGTTAAAAAATTTAGCGCAACTTAGCCGCATTCGTTGCTCTGAAGAAGAGGAAGAAGCCCTCCTCAAAGACCTTCAAAGTATTTTAGATTACATTGATGAGCTTAAGGAAATTGACACAACGGATGTCAAAGCTTGCAATCATGTCTTGGAAGACATTTCAAATGTGACTCGCCCAGATGTTGTGGGAACAACCCTCCCACGAAAAACATTCTTAGACAACTCCCCTTCACAAGTCAGCGGAATGATCAGAGTTCCTCTTGTGATTAAATCTAAATCATGA